The Armatimonadota bacterium genome includes a window with the following:
- a CDS encoding 2-hydroxy-3-oxopropionate reductase: protein MSSVGFIGLGIMGKPMARNLLRAGYRLTVHSRSRPPVDELVAAGAAAASAPVEVAQASDVVITMLPDTPDVEQVLFGPGGVEEGLRTGGVVIDMSTIAPGAARAFAQRLRARGVQMLDAPVSGGQRGAEEATLSIMVGGDDQTFAACQPLFEAMGRNIVHVGPNGAGQVCKAANQIVVALTVQAVAEALTLARRSGVDPARVRQALLGGFAASRVLEVHGQRMLDRLYEPGFRSRLHRKDLAIALAAGRDAGVPLPATALVGELMAALVATGRGEADSSALALLLEELSGETRSLGRERDVGGRTLDNEADRGG from the coding sequence ATGAGTTCGGTGGGTTTTATCGGTTTGGGCATCATGGGCAAGCCGATGGCCCGCAACCTCCTGCGCGCGGGGTATCGGCTGACGGTGCACAGCCGTAGCCGTCCGCCGGTGGACGAACTGGTGGCCGCGGGGGCTGCGGCTGCGAGTGCCCCCGTGGAGGTCGCACAGGCCAGCGACGTGGTGATCACGATGCTGCCCGATACGCCCGACGTCGAGCAGGTCCTGTTCGGCCCGGGCGGTGTGGAGGAGGGGCTGCGGACGGGCGGCGTGGTGATCGACATGAGCACGATTGCGCCCGGCGCGGCGCGCGCCTTCGCGCAACGACTGCGGGCTCGGGGCGTTCAGATGCTGGATGCGCCGGTCAGCGGGGGGCAAAGGGGCGCCGAGGAAGCGACGCTCTCGATCATGGTGGGCGGTGACGACCAGACGTTCGCTGCCTGCCAGCCGCTGTTCGAAGCGATGGGCAGGAACATCGTCCACGTCGGTCCCAACGGCGCCGGGCAGGTGTGCAAGGCAGCCAACCAGATCGTCGTGGCCCTTACCGTGCAAGCCGTCGCCGAAGCCCTGACGCTGGCGCGGCGCAGCGGGGTCGACCCCGCCCGGGTACGTCAGGCGCTGCTGGGGGGATTCGCTGCGAGCAGGGTCCTGGAAGTCCACGGGCAGCGGATGCTTGACCGCCTCTACGAACCCGGTTTTCGCAGTCGGCTGCACCGCAAGGACCTGGCCATCGCCCTCGCCGCAGGCCGGGATGCGGGCGTGCCGTTGCCGGCGACGGCGTTGGTGGGCGAACTGATGGCGGCGCTTGTGGCAACCGGCCGCGGCGAGGCGGACTCGTCGGCCCTCGCCCTGCTGCTGGAGGAACTGTCCGGTGAAACCCGGTCTTTAGGGAGGGAACGGGACGTCGGCGGGCGTACTCTGGACAACGAAGCAGACCGAGGGGGGTGA
- a CDS encoding sugar ABC transporter permease, which produces MALRREAAVAPAAPGLVRRTIADREAVLAPLMLGPALAYVILLVAVPFALAILLSFSAATAGSLDLRWVGFRNFETLLGDPLFRRALANTLRFVVVSQLLVMVLAVTAAHVLDAAFFGKRVVRSLLLLPWAAPVALASMAWVWIFDSTFSVINWTLKVAGLLPGWLYWFGEPALATAAIIIVHVWRMFPFATVIVLAGMTAIPQDVREAAVVDGAGFFRRLFQVNLPLLLPVVTVAVLFGMVFTATDFSVVWLLTRGGPYNQTHVLSTLAFQRGILGANLGEGAAVALFLLPLLLVLAVVMLRVARRAEVGV; this is translated from the coding sequence ATGGCGCTGCGTAGGGAGGCCGCGGTTGCGCCCGCGGCGCCCGGACTGGTTCGGCGGACGATCGCCGACCGCGAGGCGGTGCTCGCCCCGCTCATGCTGGGGCCGGCGCTGGCCTATGTCATCCTGCTGGTCGCCGTGCCGTTCGCCCTCGCCATCCTCCTCAGCTTTTCGGCCGCGACCGCCGGAAGCCTGGACCTGCGCTGGGTGGGATTCCGGAACTTCGAGACCCTGCTCGGAGACCCGCTGTTCCGCCGCGCCCTCGCCAACACGTTGCGGTTCGTGGTCGTCTCGCAGCTGCTGGTCATGGTGCTGGCGGTGACGGCAGCCCACGTGCTGGATGCGGCCTTCTTCGGCAAGCGCGTCGTCCGGTCGCTGCTGCTCCTGCCTTGGGCGGCACCGGTCGCCCTCGCGTCGATGGCGTGGGTGTGGATCTTCGATTCCACGTTCAGCGTGATCAACTGGACCCTCAAGGTCGCGGGCCTGCTGCCGGGCTGGCTGTACTGGTTCGGAGAACCGGCACTTGCGACTGCGGCGATCATCATTGTCCACGTGTGGCGGATGTTTCCGTTCGCGACCGTGATCGTGCTCGCCGGGATGACCGCGATCCCGCAGGACGTCCGCGAGGCGGCCGTGGTGGACGGAGCGGGGTTCTTCCGGCGCCTGTTCCAAGTGAACCTCCCGCTGCTGCTGCCGGTCGTGACGGTCGCGGTGCTGTTCGGGATGGTGTTCACGGCCACGGACTTCAGCGTCGTGTGGCTGCTGACCCGGGGCGGCCCGTACAACCAGACGCACGTGCTGTCCACGCTGGCGTTCCAGCGCGGCATCCTCGGCGCGAACCTCGGGGAGGGGGCAGCGGTCGCGCTGTTCTTGCTCCCGCTGCTGCTCGTGCTGGCCGTCGTGATGCTGCGGGTGGCACGGCGCGCGGAGGTGGGCGTATGA
- a CDS encoding ABC transporter ATP-binding protein: protein MGYVETRSLHKHFGEVRAVDGVDLSVGEGELLVLLGPSGCGKTTLMRMIAGLETPTAGEIYIGGQRVDEDVPPRARGIAMVFQSYALYPHKTAFENIAFPLEALRTERPTIRQRVEWAAGLFGIGHLLGRRPRQLSGGERQRVALARAVVRDPRVFLLDEPLSNLDAKLRAVARFELKQLQRQLGTTTIYVTHDQVEAMGLGDRIAVMEQGRVRQIGTPQEVYDNPADTFVATFLGSPPMNLVEHDEQTIYGFRPENFLPRNAFGSNDDLVVYRFRVREVEHLGSDRLIYGYLEEERRTDQPVISAVPVTITTPIAEGEVYEFALRSRDLRRFDARTGLARNGAA, encoded by the coding sequence ATGGGCTACGTGGAAACCCGGTCTCTGCACAAGCACTTCGGCGAGGTGCGTGCCGTCGACGGCGTGGATCTTTCGGTGGGCGAGGGCGAGCTGTTGGTCCTGCTCGGACCCTCGGGGTGCGGAAAGACGACCCTGATGCGGATGATCGCCGGCCTCGAGACGCCGACGGCCGGGGAGATCTACATCGGCGGCCAGCGCGTCGACGAGGACGTGCCGCCCCGGGCACGCGGCATCGCCATGGTGTTCCAGAGCTACGCGCTGTACCCGCACAAGACCGCTTTCGAGAACATCGCCTTCCCGCTGGAAGCGCTGCGCACAGAACGGCCGACGATCCGCCAGCGGGTGGAGTGGGCCGCCGGACTGTTCGGCATCGGCCATTTGCTCGGGCGCCGGCCGCGCCAGCTGTCCGGTGGGGAGCGGCAGCGCGTGGCGCTGGCGCGGGCGGTGGTGCGAGACCCGCGCGTGTTCCTGCTCGACGAGCCGCTCAGCAACCTCGACGCAAAACTGCGCGCGGTCGCCCGGTTCGAGCTCAAGCAGCTACAGCGGCAACTGGGGACCACCACGATCTACGTGACCCACGACCAGGTGGAAGCCATGGGACTGGGGGACCGGATCGCGGTGATGGAGCAGGGGCGCGTCCGGCAGATCGGGACGCCGCAGGAAGTCTACGACAACCCGGCCGACACGTTCGTCGCAACGTTTCTGGGATCGCCGCCGATGAACCTCGTCGAGCACGACGAGCAGACGATCTACGGCTTCCGGCCCGAGAACTTCCTCCCGAGGAACGCCTTCGGCTCCAACGACGACCTGGTCGTGTACCGGTTCCGCGTCCGAGAGGTGGAACACCTGGGCTCCGACCGGTTGATCTACGGCTACCTGGAGGAAGAGCGGAGGACCGACCAGCCGGTCATCTCGGCGGTGCCGGTCACGATCACGACGCCGATCGCCGAGGGGGAAGTGTACGAGTTCGCCCTGCGCTCACGGGATCTGCGCCGATTCGACGCGCGGACAGGGCTCGCACGCAATGGCGCTGCGTAG
- a CDS encoding glutamate--tRNA ligase family protein, giving the protein MSTTVRTRIPPSPTGYIHVGNAWAAFFNWLYARRHGGQVVLRIEDTDRTRSRPEFEQAIYEDLRWLGIDWDEGPDVGGPNGPYRQTERTDLYRQTAEELVRRGAAYPCYCTPEEIDADRERAQAEHRPYRYSGRCRDLSAAEVAALEAAGRRPALRFNTERFRDPALTAPDGWLQARRHDGEAKICVVVHDLIRGEVLFHLDDIDDFIIVRSDGSALYNFANVTDDHGMAITHIMRGLEHLSNTPRQLLMYHAAGWDPPQFAHLPVLLGPDRKKLSKRHGDTALRDYRDELYLPEAMRNFFALMGWYPEDGREIFSTEELVARFDIAQVGRASPIFDRQKLVWMNGEYMRRAMRDDPERVVDLVTGYLVRRSLLTEPVGPEVRDYVRRVVEVLGERLKTGEDVVTYGDFFFLERPRYDEAAVTKYLRQPGAGQVLREASEQLGAADPFAAAHIERVLRALASERDLEMRAIVHPLRVALTGKTVGPGLFELIEVLGKDRVVRRLADAQALAGGAA; this is encoded by the coding sequence ATGTCCACGACCGTGCGCACCCGGATCCCGCCGTCGCCCACCGGTTACATCCACGTGGGCAACGCCTGGGCCGCGTTCTTCAACTGGCTGTATGCGCGCCGACACGGTGGGCAGGTCGTGCTGCGGATCGAGGATACCGACCGGACGCGGTCGCGCCCGGAGTTCGAGCAGGCGATCTACGAGGACCTGCGGTGGCTGGGCATCGACTGGGACGAGGGGCCGGACGTGGGCGGCCCGAACGGACCGTACCGACAGACCGAACGCACCGATCTGTACCGACAGACCGCCGAAGAACTCGTGCGACGCGGTGCCGCCTACCCATGCTACTGCACCCCGGAGGAGATCGATGCCGACCGCGAACGGGCGCAGGCGGAGCATCGCCCGTACCGGTACTCGGGCCGCTGCCGTGACCTGTCGGCGGCGGAGGTCGCCGCGCTCGAGGCCGCCGGCCGGCGTCCGGCATTGCGGTTCAACACGGAGCGGTTCCGGGATCCCGCGCTGACGGCGCCGGATGGTTGGCTGCAAGCGCGGCGCCACGACGGCGAGGCCAAGATCTGCGTCGTGGTGCACGACCTGATCCGGGGGGAGGTCCTGTTCCATCTCGACGACATCGACGACTTCATCATCGTGCGCTCGGACGGCAGCGCCCTGTACAACTTCGCCAACGTCACCGACGACCACGGGATGGCGATCACCCACATCATGCGCGGGCTTGAGCACCTGTCGAACACCCCGCGCCAGCTCTTGATGTACCATGCGGCCGGTTGGGATCCGCCGCAGTTTGCCCACCTTCCCGTGCTGCTGGGACCCGACCGCAAGAAGCTCAGCAAGCGGCACGGCGATACGGCGTTGCGCGACTACCGCGACGAGCTGTACCTGCCCGAGGCCATGCGCAACTTCTTCGCGCTCATGGGCTGGTACCCGGAGGACGGGCGAGAGATCTTCAGCACCGAGGAGTTGGTGGCGCGCTTCGACATCGCGCAGGTGGGGCGGGCCTCGCCGATCTTCGACCGCCAAAAGCTGGTATGGATGAACGGCGAGTACATGCGCCGGGCCATGCGCGACGATCCGGAGCGGGTCGTCGACCTGGTCACCGGCTACCTGGTGCGCCGGAGCCTGCTCACCGAGCCGGTGGGCCCCGAGGTGCGGGACTACGTGCGCCGGGTGGTCGAAGTCCTCGGCGAGCGTCTGAAGACCGGGGAGGATGTGGTGACCTACGGCGACTTCTTCTTCCTAGAGCGACCCCGCTACGACGAGGCAGCCGTCACCAAGTACCTCCGGCAGCCGGGTGCCGGACAGGTGCTGCGGGAGGCCTCGGAGCAGCTGGGGGCGGCGGATCCGTTTGCGGCTGCTCACATCGAGCGCGTGCTGCGGGCGCTGGCAAGCGAACGGGATCTGGAGATGCGTGCAATCGTCCATCCGCTGCGGGTGGCGCTCACGGGCAAGACTGTGGGGCCCGGCCTGTTCGAACTGATCGAGGTCCTCGGCAAGGACCGGGTCGTTCGGCGCCTGGCCGACGCGCAGGCGTTGGCCGGCGGCGCCGCATAG
- a CDS encoding ribose-phosphate pyrophosphokinase, translated as MQYGPLKIFSGTGNRPLTQEIAECLEVELGQVRIERFADGEIYVRYEENVRGVDAFVVQPLCHPVNENLMELLIMLDAARRASAGRITAVIPYYGYAQKDKKDAPREPITGRLVADMLITAGANRVLTVDLHAGQIEGFFSIPVDHLRAMPLFADYLRHKGLRDAVVVAADAGAVKRSKELADRLNLPLAIIFQRRIGKDQKEPVEIVGTVEGKTPVIGIEDRISTAGTLYNAVDILMAHGARPEVYICATHAAFAGAALERLQREEIREVIVTNTIPPPAGLPEKVTILSVAPLLGEAIRRIHGDQSVSALFT; from the coding sequence ATGCAGTACGGACCGCTGAAGATCTTCTCCGGAACCGGCAACCGCCCGCTGACCCAGGAGATCGCCGAGTGTCTGGAGGTCGAGCTCGGCCAGGTGCGCATCGAGCGGTTCGCCGATGGGGAGATCTACGTGCGGTACGAGGAGAACGTGCGCGGGGTCGACGCGTTCGTCGTGCAGCCCCTCTGTCATCCGGTAAACGAGAACCTCATGGAACTGCTGATCATGCTCGATGCCGCTCGCCGGGCATCGGCCGGACGCATCACCGCGGTGATCCCCTACTACGGATACGCGCAGAAGGACAAGAAGGATGCGCCGCGCGAGCCGATCACCGGCCGGTTGGTGGCCGACATGCTGATCACCGCCGGCGCGAACCGTGTCCTCACCGTCGACCTGCACGCGGGCCAGATCGAGGGATTCTTCAGCATCCCGGTCGACCACCTAAGGGCGATGCCGCTGTTCGCCGACTACCTCCGCCACAAGGGCCTCCGGGACGCGGTGGTGGTCGCCGCGGACGCCGGCGCGGTCAAGCGCAGCAAGGAGCTCGCGGACCGGTTGAACCTTCCGCTGGCCATCATTTTCCAGAGGCGGATCGGCAAGGACCAGAAGGAACCCGTCGAGATCGTTGGGACCGTGGAAGGCAAGACGCCGGTCATCGGCATCGAGGACCGGATCAGCACCGCCGGCACACTGTACAACGCCGTCGACATCCTCATGGCGCACGGGGCCCGGCCCGAGGTGTACATCTGCGCCACGCACGCGGCGTTCGCCGGAGCGGCGCTCGAGCGCCTGCAGCGAGAGGAGATTCGGGAGGTCATCGTCACCAATACGATCCCGCCGCCGGCCGGGCTGCCCGAGAAGGTCACCATCCTGTCGGTCGCGCCGCTGCTGGGGGAGGCCATCCGCCGGATCCACGGTGACCAGTCCGTGAGCGCGCTGTTCACGTAG
- a CDS encoding WecB/TagA/CpsF family glycosyltransferase: protein MRILGVPFDPVDLPTAVRYVADLAEDGRPHLIVTANPEAVMAARKDPELAAAIRGADLVVADGIGVVWAARRLGRPLPGRVAGVDLMLGLCAWAERAGRSVFLLGGVPGVTEAAARSLAARYPGLRIAGTRDGYRSLRAADAVEQIAASSADLLFAGLGMPLQEKWLARHLDRLNVRVAMGVGGSLDVLAGRVRRAPRWLRRLHLEWLYRLLRQPSRWRRQTALLAFAWAILVRRC from the coding sequence GTGAGGATCCTGGGCGTGCCGTTCGACCCCGTCGACCTCCCCACTGCGGTCCGGTACGTCGCCGACCTCGCCGAGGACGGCAGACCGCATCTGATCGTGACGGCCAACCCCGAGGCGGTGATGGCCGCTCGGAAAGATCCGGAACTGGCCGCGGCCATCCGCGGCGCCGACCTGGTGGTCGCCGACGGCATCGGTGTCGTGTGGGCGGCCCGCCGCTTGGGCCGACCTCTGCCGGGTCGGGTGGCGGGAGTCGACCTGATGCTCGGCCTCTGCGCGTGGGCAGAGCGGGCCGGTCGGTCGGTCTTCCTGTTGGGGGGTGTGCCGGGAGTGACCGAGGCCGCCGCGCGGTCCCTCGCCGCCCGCTACCCAGGGTTGCGCATTGCAGGCACCCGGGACGGATACCGGAGTCTACGGGCCGCCGACGCCGTCGAGCAGATCGCCGCTTCGAGCGCCGACCTGCTGTTCGCCGGGCTGGGGATGCCGCTGCAGGAGAAGTGGTTGGCACGCCACCTGGATCGGCTGAACGTGCGCGTGGCCATGGGTGTGGGTGGCAGCCTCGACGTGCTCGCGGGGCGCGTCCGGCGCGCCCCACGCTGGCTGCGAAGGCTGCACCTGGAGTGGCTGTACAGGCTTTTGCGTCAGCCGTCCCGCTGGCGCCGGCAGACGGCCCTGTTGGCGTTTGCGTGGGCGATCCTGGTGCGGCGGTGCTGA
- a CDS encoding ABC transporter substrate-binding protein: MSEPKKAPAPVDGGGAEQGRISRRDFLKRAAAATAVASMPYFYVPKYAMAQQRTLRIGTWSHFVPAYDEWFDPFARRWGESKGIQVTVDHISFADVVPRANAEVAAQQGHDLFFFLAPPAAFEPHVLDLADINREAERLYGPMMPFIRRSTFNRNTNKWFGFSDNWVPDPGDYLKSVWTAVGYPNGPATWNDLLVGGNRIKQRFPEIQIPIGIGYSQDIDSNMAVRAILWSFGASVQDAQENVVLNSEQTIRALEYGVRLFREVMNPAVLSWNAASNNQALNARQTSYILNSISAYRTAQDNRLPVADDIHFVPALRGPAARWVSGHLTGVWVIWRFARSPDVAKEFLLHLLENYRSAVLASKLYNFPSFMGSVADRRVPVAEKPAEGRRWIRAACIRDPFGSNPPDKLRPIADAEEWTTNVGHPGPANPAIGEIFDTYVITDMFAKAATGQLTPRQALDEANRRCREIFTKWRRQGLVGGGGGDR; this comes from the coding sequence ATGTCAGAACCGAAGAAGGCACCAGCACCGGTCGACGGGGGCGGCGCCGAACAAGGGCGGATCTCCCGACGGGATTTCCTCAAGCGCGCCGCCGCCGCGACGGCGGTCGCCAGCATGCCGTACTTTTACGTGCCGAAGTACGCCATGGCGCAGCAGCGGACGCTGCGCATCGGCACGTGGAGCCACTTCGTGCCGGCCTACGACGAGTGGTTCGATCCGTTCGCCCGCCGCTGGGGTGAGAGCAAGGGCATCCAGGTGACCGTCGACCACATCTCATTCGCCGACGTCGTGCCGCGGGCCAACGCGGAGGTCGCCGCGCAGCAGGGCCACGACCTGTTCTTCTTTCTGGCGCCGCCGGCGGCGTTCGAGCCGCACGTGCTCGATCTGGCCGACATCAACCGCGAGGCGGAGCGTCTGTACGGCCCGATGATGCCGTTCATCCGGCGCAGCACCTTCAACCGCAACACGAACAAGTGGTTCGGGTTCTCCGACAACTGGGTGCCGGATCCCGGCGACTATCTGAAGAGCGTCTGGACCGCGGTCGGATACCCCAACGGTCCGGCGACCTGGAACGATCTGCTGGTGGGCGGCAACCGGATCAAGCAGCGGTTCCCGGAGATCCAGATCCCCATCGGGATCGGGTACTCCCAGGACATCGACTCGAACATGGCCGTGCGGGCGATCCTGTGGTCGTTCGGTGCCTCGGTGCAGGACGCCCAGGAGAACGTCGTGCTCAACAGCGAGCAGACGATCCGCGCACTCGAGTACGGTGTCCGCCTCTTCCGGGAAGTCATGAACCCTGCCGTGTTGAGCTGGAACGCCGCGTCGAACAACCAGGCCCTCAACGCGCGGCAGACCTCGTACATCCTGAACTCGATCTCGGCCTACCGCACCGCGCAGGACAACCGTCTGCCGGTCGCCGACGACATCCACTTCGTTCCCGCGCTGCGCGGTCCCGCGGCGCGGTGGGTGAGCGGCCACCTGACCGGCGTATGGGTCATCTGGCGGTTCGCCCGCAGCCCCGATGTCGCCAAGGAGTTCCTGCTCCACCTGCTGGAGAACTACCGCAGCGCCGTGCTGGCGAGCAAGCTGTACAACTTCCCGTCGTTCATGGGATCGGTGGCGGACCGGCGCGTGCCGGTTGCCGAAAAGCCCGCGGAGGGACGCCGCTGGATCCGCGCCGCGTGCATCCGCGATCCGTTCGGGTCGAATCCGCCCGACAAGCTGCGGCCGATCGCGGACGCGGAGGAGTGGACGACCAACGTTGGTCACCCCGGTCCGGCCAACCCGGCCATCGGCGAGATCTTCGATACCTACGTGATCACCGACATGTTCGCCAAGGCGGCGACCGGACAGCTGACGCCGCGGCAGGCGCTGGACGAGGCGAATCGGCGCTGCCGCGAGATCTTCACGAAGTGGCGCCGTCAGGGGCTCGTCGGCGGAGGAGGGGGAGACCGCTAG
- a CDS encoding stage V sporulation protein S encodes MADVLRVSADSNPKAVAGALAALLREQGSAELQAIGAGAVNQAVKAIAIARGFVAPNGIDLVVIPAFARVEIDGEERTAIRFVVEAR; translated from the coding sequence ATGGCCGACGTGCTGAGGGTGTCCGCCGATTCCAATCCCAAGGCCGTCGCCGGCGCGCTGGCGGCGCTGCTGCGGGAGCAGGGGTCTGCGGAGTTGCAGGCGATCGGGGCGGGCGCCGTCAACCAGGCCGTGAAGGCGATCGCGATCGCGCGCGGCTTCGTCGCCCCCAACGGCATCGACTTGGTGGTGATCCCCGCGTTCGCGAGAGTCGAGATCGACGGGGAGGAGCGTACTGCCATCCGGTTCGTGGTGGAGGCGCGGTGA
- a CDS encoding carbohydrate ABC transporter permease — protein MTLRRLTRVLRRLALYVGALAFTVFAVFPFYWMLLTSFKQNRDLYVGATNLSHVPWIFNDPPTLDHVRLLFTGTPYLTWVKNTAFVGGVVVLITLLAAVPAGYSLARLTGRWGERLGIGIFLTYLIPPTLLFIPFARVISVLGLQNNLWALVLIYPTFTIPFCTWLMMGFFRSVPRDIEEQAMIDGYSRLSVIRKVVLPLAVPGLLTVVIFAFTLVMQEFIYALTFISQVQKMTVSLGVPVALVRGDVFYWGSLMAACLITSLPIAIVYSSFIDRFIAGLTGGALKG, from the coding sequence ATGACACTGCGGCGCCTGACGCGCGTCCTGCGGCGATTGGCGCTGTACGTGGGGGCCCTGGCGTTCACGGTATTCGCGGTCTTTCCCTTCTACTGGATGCTGCTGACGTCGTTCAAACAGAACCGCGACCTGTACGTGGGAGCGACGAATCTGAGCCACGTCCCGTGGATCTTCAATGACCCTCCCACGCTCGACCACGTGCGGCTGCTGTTTACGGGAACCCCCTACCTCACGTGGGTGAAGAACACCGCCTTCGTGGGCGGGGTCGTGGTGCTGATCACGCTGCTGGCCGCCGTACCGGCCGGCTACAGCCTGGCCCGGCTGACAGGGCGCTGGGGGGAACGGCTGGGGATCGGCATCTTCTTGACCTACCTGATCCCACCGACACTGCTGTTCATCCCGTTCGCGCGGGTGATCTCCGTGCTGGGACTGCAGAACAACCTCTGGGCGCTCGTGCTGATCTATCCGACGTTCACGATTCCGTTCTGCACGTGGCTGATGATGGGGTTCTTCCGGTCGGTGCCGCGGGACATCGAGGAGCAGGCGATGATCGACGGCTACAGCCGGCTGAGCGTGATCCGGAAGGTTGTGCTGCCGCTGGCCGTCCCAGGGCTGCTGACCGTGGTGATCTTCGCGTTCACGTTGGTCATGCAAGAGTTCATCTACGCTCTGACCTTCATCAGCCAGGTCCAGAAGATGACAGTGAGCCTGGGCGTTCCGGTGGCCCTGGTGCGCGGCGACGTCTTCTATTGGGGGTCGCTGATGGCCGCGTGCCTGATCACCAGCCTGCCGATC
- the csaB gene encoding polysaccharide pyruvyl transferase CsaB, with protein sequence MRIAVLGYYGFGNLGDEAVLWAMRTHLAERLPNAKLCVLSGDPEGTQAMHGVDAVHRGDLRAVAKAFRSADLVCSGGGSLFQDVTSWRSPVVYAALHELSRLARHTLVYAQGVGPLRRPLSRWLTRRAMDAAERITLRDGDSAALLRRLGIRRPIEVTCDPVFGLQAPSRGPEPRTLLIGVSVRSWPGVWLGPLARGLQEAQRQTGARVKVVCLHPRADLEVSRQLVERLEPADLVVPGGPAEALEAMDDVTLLVGMRLHALILAAVCGRPFVALAYDPKVTVLARTLGAPVLPPDEGLTGEAVSRAVVSVWRDPEAAPRTAAQAARMRPLARRPAEVAAELLGV encoded by the coding sequence TTGCGCATCGCCGTCTTGGGCTACTACGGGTTCGGCAACCTCGGAGACGAGGCCGTGCTGTGGGCGATGCGGACGCACCTGGCCGAGCGTCTGCCGAACGCGAAGCTGTGCGTCCTCTCCGGGGATCCCGAGGGCACACAGGCGATGCACGGCGTGGACGCGGTCCATCGGGGCGACCTCCGCGCCGTCGCCAAGGCGTTTCGGTCGGCCGATCTGGTATGCAGCGGAGGTGGCAGCCTCTTTCAGGACGTGACGTCGTGGCGCAGCCCGGTGGTGTACGCGGCACTGCACGAGCTGAGCAGGCTTGCCCGGCACACGCTCGTGTACGCGCAGGGCGTGGGGCCGCTGCGACGCCCGCTCAGCCGCTGGCTCACGCGGCGGGCGATGGACGCGGCGGAGCGGATCACGCTGCGCGATGGGGACTCCGCCGCCCTGCTGCGGCGGCTGGGCATCCGTCGGCCCATCGAGGTCACCTGCGATCCGGTCTTCGGCCTCCAGGCGCCGTCGCGCGGGCCCGAACCCCGTACCCTGCTCATCGGCGTCTCGGTCCGGTCCTGGCCCGGGGTGTGGCTGGGGCCGCTGGCCCGGGGACTGCAGGAGGCGCAGCGCCAAACGGGCGCGAGGGTGAAGGTGGTCTGCCTGCACCCACGCGCCGACCTCGAGGTCTCGCGGCAGCTCGTCGAGCGCCTGGAGCCGGCAGACCTCGTGGTCCCCGGAGGTCCGGCGGAGGCACTTGAGGCGATGGACGACGTCACCCTGCTGGTGGGGATGCGGCTGCACGCGCTGATCCTGGCCGCCGTGTGTGGGAGGCCGTTCGTGGCGCTGGCCTACGACCCGAAGGTAACCGTGCTCGCCCGGACGCTGGGCGCACCGGTCCTGCCGCCGGACGAGGGTCTGACCGGCGAGGCCGTGTCGAGGGCGGTGGTCTCGGTGTGGCGGGATCCGGAGGCCGCGCCACGCACCGCGGCGCAGGCCGCGCGCATGCGCCCACTCGCGCGCCGTCCGGCCGAGGTCGCCGCGGAGTTGCTGGGGGTGTGA